Proteins from one Drosophila gunungcola strain Sukarami chromosome 3R, Dgunungcola_SK_2, whole genome shotgun sequence genomic window:
- the LOC128251818 gene encoding uncharacterized protein LOC128251818 isoform X2, which yields MRKTWVKRENIYFKPFYKQKSKMFLLLIFLVGISFIAYQLPGVPAPWNLQQIKRKHQQMMQSLGSKQRDVDDFDGGGVDAIAPVGGATSEVAGHDDPIKIVRGTRLFDYDAYKPNFEGKFRCLDGSKDIAFDHLNDNYCDCEDDGSDEPSTNACAKGRFYCRYQKRHITGRGLDVYVSSSRINDHVCDCCDGSDEWTTGAKCPNDCA from the exons ATGCGCAAGACGTGGGTGAAGCGGGAGAATATATACTTCAAGCCCTTCTACAAGCAGAAGTCAAAGATGTTCCTGCTGCTCATCTTCCTGGTCGGGATATCCTTCATCGCGTATCAG CTGCCCGGAGTGCCTGCTCCGTGGAATCTGCAGCAGATCAAGCGGAAACACCAGCAGATGATGCAGTCGCTGGGCAGCAAGCAGCGCGATGTGGATGACTTTGATGGCGGAGGAGTGGATGCAATTGCTCCTGTGGGCGGAGCCACATCAGAAGTTGCTGGCCACGATGATCCCATTAAGATTGTTAG GGGCACCAGGCTCTTCGACTACGATGCCTACAAGCCCAACTTCGAGGGAAAATTCCGGTGTTTGGATGGCTCCAAGGATATCGCCTTCGACCACCTGAACGACAACTACTGCGACTGCGAGGACGATGGCAGCGATGAGCCCAGCACGAATGCCTGTGCCAAGGGGCGCTTCTACTGCCGCTACCAGAAGCGTCACATCACGGGTCGTGGCCTGGACGTCTACGTGTCTAGCAGCCGGATCAATGACCACGTCTGCGACTGCTGCGACGGCAGCGACGAGTGGACCACGGGGGCCAAGTGCCCCAACGACTGTGCGTAG
- the LOC128251819 gene encoding lateral signaling target protein 2 homolog, protein MRKGTAALKRQQVAQLRQHHQQLLAAAPELALASSSRLAAALISSAVALSASSASLVNNHRHGHMQQQQQQLALPQPPQARHHHHQATSHRHHHHHHHSHHHSHHHHHQCRSKRKLQKLYYTLCR, encoded by the coding sequence ATGCGCAAGGGGACCGCCGCCCTCAAGCGTCAGCAGGTGGCGCAGCTGCGCCAGCATCACCAACAGCTACTGGCTGCCGCTCCGGAGCTGGCGCTGGCCTCCTCTTCGCGCCTGGCTGCGGCCCTGATCTCGTCGGCGGTGGCCTTGAGCGCCTCTTCCGCGAGCCTTGTAAATAATCATCGCCACGGCCAtatgcaacaacagcagcagcagctggcgcTGCCGCAGCCGCCACAGGCGCGCCATCATCACCATCAGGCAACATCTCACAGgcatcaccatcaccaccaccactcACATCACCACTCgcaccaccatcatcatcagtgTCGCTCGAAACGCAAACTgcagaaattgtattatacgCTTTGCCGTTAG
- the LOC128252796 gene encoding cyclin-Q isoform X2, whose amino-acid sequence MKPIDYRKLNKPGVVPMYIFECAAKLKMKPLTAACAAIVYHRFFREVKASDYDEFLIAASSLYLAGKIKDDESVKIRDVINVAYCTLNRGNAPLDLNDEYWSMRDAIVQAELLITRTLGFDLNIDLAHKYLLHYMKTLQDWVGAEVWNSVPIAKAAASYLQDFHHSANILKYKPTHVAIGCLSLALQTYGIQVPLTDESDESAMWYKPLVKDFTRENQWEIIENVIEVYKHEAFLKAA is encoded by the exons ATGAAGCCCATCGACTATCG CAAGCTGAACAAACCCGGCGTGGTGCCGATGTACATCTTCGAGTGCGCTGCCAAGTTAAAAATGAAACCTTTGACAGCTGCCTGTGCGGCCATAGTATACCATCGGTTTTTCCGGGAGGTCAAGGCCAGTGACTACGATGAGTTC CTAATTGCCGCTTCATCTTTGTATTTGGCTGGCAAAATCAAGGACGACGAAAGCGTGAAGATACGCGATGTGATCAACGTGGCATATTGCACACTGAACCGGGGAAATGCCCCATTGGATCTGAACGATGAGTATTGGTCGATGAGGGATGCCATTGTGCAGGCCGAGCTCCTCATCACACGCACCCTGGGATTTGATCTCAACATAGATCTGGCCCACAAG TACTTACTACACTACATGAAGACACTGCAAGACTGGGTGGGCGCCGAGGTGTGGAATTCGGTGCCCATAGCCAAGGCAGCTGCCTCCTACTTACAGGACTTCCACCACAGCGCCAATATCCTCAAGTACAAGCCCACCCATGTGGCCATTGGGTGTCTGTCGCTCGCCCTCCAGACATACGGCATCCAGGTGCCCCTCACCGATGAGTCCGACGAATCCGCCATGTGGTACAAGCCCCTGGTCAAGGACTTCACCCGCGAAAACCAGTGGGAGATAATTGAGAACGTGATTGAGGTGTACAAGCATGAGGCCTTCTTAAAGGCCGCCTAA
- the LOC128252797 gene encoding vesicle transport through interaction with t-SNAREs homolog 1B, translating to MSHAGYSQLPSGSDQERRQAQLSASTYDVLQRTADSIQRSNQIAIETENMGTEVLGELGEQRESLLRTTRRLEDADQDLSKSRVIIRKLGREVLYNKIILILIILLELGILVGLLVLKFAHL from the exons ATGTCCCACGCCGGCTATAGCCAGCTGCCCAGTGGCAGTGACCAGGAGCGCAGACAGGCGCAACTCTCGGCCAGCACCTATGACGTACTGCAGCGGACTGCGGACAGTATCCAGCGGTCCAACCAGATAGCCATCGAAACGGAGAATATGGGCACGGAG GTTCTGGGTGAACTGGGCGAGCAGAGGGAGTCGCTACTGCGCACCACTCGCCGCTTGGAAGACGCCGATCAAGATCTGTCCAAGTCGAGGGTCATCATTCGGAAATTGGGCAGGGAAGTGCTCTACAACAAGATTATCCTAATCCTCATTATCCTGCTGGAGCTGGGCATTCTCGTCGGGTTGCTGGTGCTTAAGTTCGCTCACCTGTGA
- the LOC128251818 gene encoding uncharacterized protein LOC128251818 isoform X1 translates to MRKTWVKRENIYFKPFYKQKSKMFLLLIFLVGISFIAYQAFSLNQLPGVPAPWNLQQIKRKHQQMMQSLGSKQRDVDDFDGGGVDAIAPVGGATSEVAGHDDPIKIVRGTRLFDYDAYKPNFEGKFRCLDGSKDIAFDHLNDNYCDCEDDGSDEPSTNACAKGRFYCRYQKRHITGRGLDVYVSSSRINDHVCDCCDGSDEWTTGAKCPNDCA, encoded by the exons ATGCGCAAGACGTGGGTGAAGCGGGAGAATATATACTTCAAGCCCTTCTACAAGCAGAAGTCAAAGATGTTCCTGCTGCTCATCTTCCTGGTCGGGATATCCTTCATCGCGTATCAG GCCTTCTCGCTGAACCAGCTGCCCGGAGTGCCTGCTCCGTGGAATCTGCAGCAGATCAAGCGGAAACACCAGCAGATGATGCAGTCGCTGGGCAGCAAGCAGCGCGATGTGGATGACTTTGATGGCGGAGGAGTGGATGCAATTGCTCCTGTGGGCGGAGCCACATCAGAAGTTGCTGGCCACGATGATCCCATTAAGATTGTTAG GGGCACCAGGCTCTTCGACTACGATGCCTACAAGCCCAACTTCGAGGGAAAATTCCGGTGTTTGGATGGCTCCAAGGATATCGCCTTCGACCACCTGAACGACAACTACTGCGACTGCGAGGACGATGGCAGCGATGAGCCCAGCACGAATGCCTGTGCCAAGGGGCGCTTCTACTGCCGCTACCAGAAGCGTCACATCACGGGTCGTGGCCTGGACGTCTACGTGTCTAGCAGCCGGATCAATGACCACGTCTGCGACTGCTGCGACGGCAGCGACGAGTGGACCACGGGGGCCAAGTGCCCCAACGACTGTGCGTAG
- the LOC128251815 gene encoding mitochondrial protein C2orf69 homolog isoform X1: MLGGGSGERLCTPSTSAGPFRIFSVAGFQNRANDIVYCPPIVRQHSVHVPEDSTAIIYFGGDVQDFPESMETNRDSRGYMKYNLENSAILLREAFPRSHIIVIRPVRMEFKTFSCFDNFVRGNNAGVPDHTPMNHALQHLEKLLQNLSQRLISIPENEILDQAAQAAAAAAAVAAAAAAAALTLSNATVTSESNSQSAPASDSSQEMDIDILQVQENITVDADGAVIFPIVGSDAPETVNNVSGNNGNVGAGNEDGMNNHQEQVNNQPMQQQQTAAAIKMTSPTTALNATNNVEHYNNDCATRPVPATTAASAAATATSSSTATGDSNPLWWRENLNLDKSKLVLIGFSKGCVVLNQFIYEFHYLKTLTPDDSSMCRLLSRISDMYWLDGGHGGQKNTWITSRSLLETLTRMAGMNIHVHLTPYQVQDDRRPWIRKEEKLFTEMLRRLNAPITRHLHYDNQPANLMTHFEVLQAFCQHVHALNQQQQQLQQQQQQQGVGISEQSAATVATNNGSNSLLEAGEEAK, from the exons ATGCTTGGCGGCGGCAGCGGGGAGCGTCTGTGCACGCCAAGCACTTCGGCCGGCCCCTTCCGCATCTTCTCCGTGGCCGGATTCCAGAACCGGGCCAATGACATTGTCTACTGCCCGCCGATCGTGCGCCAGCACTCTGTGCACGTGCCGGAGGACTCAACGGCCATCATTTACTTTGGCGGCGACGTACAGGACTTCCCGGAGAGCATGGAGACGAACCGAGATAGCCGGGGCTACATGAAGTACAACCTCGAGAACTCGGCCATCCTTCTGCGCGAGGCTTTCCCCAGGTCACACATCATCGTCATTCGGCCAGTGCG CATGGAGTTTAAGACATTCAGCTGCTTCGACAACTTTGTGAGGGGCAACAACGCTGGAGTTCCGGATCACACGCCCATGAATCATGCCCTCCAGCACCTAGAAAA ACTGCTCCAGAATCTGTCGCAGCGACTGATATCCATACCCGAGAACGAAATCCTGGATCAGGCCGCTCAGGCGGCAGCAgctgcggcggcggtggctgctgcagctgcagccgcCGCCCTGACGCTTTCCAACGCCACGGTCACCTCGGAGTCCAACTCGCAGTCGGCACCGGCCAGCGACAGCAGCCAGGAGATGGACATTGACATTCTGCAAGTGCAGGAGAATATCACAGTGGACGCGGATGGGGCGGTTATATTTCCCATTGTGGGCAGCGATGCGCCGGAGACGGTGAACAATGTGTCCGGAAATAATGGCAACGTCGGCGCCGGGAACGAGGACGGTATGAACAACCACCAGGAGCAGGTGAATAACCAGCcaatgcaacagcagcagacaGCGGCGGCCATAAAGATGACTTCTCCCACAACGGCGCTAAATGCCACCAACAACGTGGAGCACTACAACAACGATTGTGCCACGAGGCCGGTTCCTGCCACAACTGCAGCATCAGCCGCGGCAACGGCAACGTCCTCATCCACGGCAACCGGCGACAGCAATCCGCTGTGGTGGCGTGAGAACCTCAACCTAGACAAGTCCAAGCTAGTACTGATTGGCTTCAGCAAGGGCTGCGTCGTGCTCAATCAA tTCATCTACGAGTTCCACTATCTGAAAACACTGACGCCCGACGACAGCAGCATGTGCCGACTGCTATCCCGCATCTCGGACATGTACTGGCTGGATGGCGGGCACGGGGGCCAGAAGAACACATGGATCACCTCCCGCAGTCTACTGGAGACGCTCACGCGCATGG CAGGCATGAACATCCACGTCCACCTGACGCCCTACCAAGTGCAGGACGATCGCCGACCCTGGATTcgcaaggaagagaagctgttCACGGAGATGCTGAGGCGGCTGAATGCCCCGATTACCCGGCACTTGCACTACGACAACCAGCCTGCGAACCTAATGACCCACTTTGAGGTGCTTCAGGCTTTCTGCCAGCATGTTCATGCCCTgaaccagcagcaacaacagctccagcagcagcagcagcaacagggtGTGGGGATCAGCGAGCAGTCGGCGGCGACTGTGGCCACCAACAATGGTAGCAACAGTCTGTTGGAAGCCGGCGAGGAGGCAAAGTGA
- the LOC128251815 gene encoding mitochondrial protein C2orf69 homolog isoform X2 — MLGGGSGERLCTPSTSAGPFRIFSVAGFQNRANDIVYCPPIVRQHSVHVPEDSTAIIYFGGDVQDFPESMETNRDSRGYMKYNLENSAILLREAFPRSHIIVIRPVRMEFKTFSCFDNFVRGNNAGVPDHTPMNHALQHLEKLLQNLSQRLISIPENEILDQAAQAAAAAAAVAAAAAAAALTLSNATVTSESNSQSAPASDSSQEMDIDILQVQENITVDADGAVIFPIVGSDAPETVNNVSGNNGNVGAGNEDGMNNHQEQVNNQPMQQQQTAAAIKMTSPTTALNATNNVEHYNNDCATRPVPATTAASAAATATSSSTATGDSNPLWWRENLNLDKSKLVLIGFSKGCVVLNQFIYEFHYLKTLTPDDSSMCRLLSRISDMYWLDGGHGGQKNTWITSRSLLETLTRMGMNIHVHLTPYQVQDDRRPWIRKEEKLFTEMLRRLNAPITRHLHYDNQPANLMTHFEVLQAFCQHVHALNQQQQQLQQQQQQQGVGISEQSAATVATNNGSNSLLEAGEEAK, encoded by the exons ATGCTTGGCGGCGGCAGCGGGGAGCGTCTGTGCACGCCAAGCACTTCGGCCGGCCCCTTCCGCATCTTCTCCGTGGCCGGATTCCAGAACCGGGCCAATGACATTGTCTACTGCCCGCCGATCGTGCGCCAGCACTCTGTGCACGTGCCGGAGGACTCAACGGCCATCATTTACTTTGGCGGCGACGTACAGGACTTCCCGGAGAGCATGGAGACGAACCGAGATAGCCGGGGCTACATGAAGTACAACCTCGAGAACTCGGCCATCCTTCTGCGCGAGGCTTTCCCCAGGTCACACATCATCGTCATTCGGCCAGTGCG CATGGAGTTTAAGACATTCAGCTGCTTCGACAACTTTGTGAGGGGCAACAACGCTGGAGTTCCGGATCACACGCCCATGAATCATGCCCTCCAGCACCTAGAAAA ACTGCTCCAGAATCTGTCGCAGCGACTGATATCCATACCCGAGAACGAAATCCTGGATCAGGCCGCTCAGGCGGCAGCAgctgcggcggcggtggctgctgcagctgcagccgcCGCCCTGACGCTTTCCAACGCCACGGTCACCTCGGAGTCCAACTCGCAGTCGGCACCGGCCAGCGACAGCAGCCAGGAGATGGACATTGACATTCTGCAAGTGCAGGAGAATATCACAGTGGACGCGGATGGGGCGGTTATATTTCCCATTGTGGGCAGCGATGCGCCGGAGACGGTGAACAATGTGTCCGGAAATAATGGCAACGTCGGCGCCGGGAACGAGGACGGTATGAACAACCACCAGGAGCAGGTGAATAACCAGCcaatgcaacagcagcagacaGCGGCGGCCATAAAGATGACTTCTCCCACAACGGCGCTAAATGCCACCAACAACGTGGAGCACTACAACAACGATTGTGCCACGAGGCCGGTTCCTGCCACAACTGCAGCATCAGCCGCGGCAACGGCAACGTCCTCATCCACGGCAACCGGCGACAGCAATCCGCTGTGGTGGCGTGAGAACCTCAACCTAGACAAGTCCAAGCTAGTACTGATTGGCTTCAGCAAGGGCTGCGTCGTGCTCAATCAA tTCATCTACGAGTTCCACTATCTGAAAACACTGACGCCCGACGACAGCAGCATGTGCCGACTGCTATCCCGCATCTCGGACATGTACTGGCTGGATGGCGGGCACGGGGGCCAGAAGAACACATGGATCACCTCCCGCAGTCTACTGGAGACGCTCACGCGCATGG GCATGAACATCCACGTCCACCTGACGCCCTACCAAGTGCAGGACGATCGCCGACCCTGGATTcgcaaggaagagaagctgttCACGGAGATGCTGAGGCGGCTGAATGCCCCGATTACCCGGCACTTGCACTACGACAACCAGCCTGCGAACCTAATGACCCACTTTGAGGTGCTTCAGGCTTTCTGCCAGCATGTTCATGCCCTgaaccagcagcaacaacagctccagcagcagcagcagcaacagggtGTGGGGATCAGCGAGCAGTCGGCGGCGACTGTGGCCACCAACAATGGTAGCAACAGTCTGTTGGAAGCCGGCGAGGAGGCAAAGTGA
- the LOC128252796 gene encoding cyclin-Q isoform X1 gives MKNVLDVMSLQQHVESNKAQTMKPIDYRKLNKPGVVPMYIFECAAKLKMKPLTAACAAIVYHRFFREVKASDYDEFLIAASSLYLAGKIKDDESVKIRDVINVAYCTLNRGNAPLDLNDEYWSMRDAIVQAELLITRTLGFDLNIDLAHKYLLHYMKTLQDWVGAEVWNSVPIAKAAASYLQDFHHSANILKYKPTHVAIGCLSLALQTYGIQVPLTDESDESAMWYKPLVKDFTRENQWEIIENVIEVYKHEAFLKAA, from the exons ATGAAAAACGTTTTAGATGTAATGTCGTTGCAGCAGCACGTGGAGTCGAACAAAGCGCAGACCATGAAGCCCATCGACTATCG CAAGCTGAACAAACCCGGCGTGGTGCCGATGTACATCTTCGAGTGCGCTGCCAAGTTAAAAATGAAACCTTTGACAGCTGCCTGTGCGGCCATAGTATACCATCGGTTTTTCCGGGAGGTCAAGGCCAGTGACTACGATGAGTTC CTAATTGCCGCTTCATCTTTGTATTTGGCTGGCAAAATCAAGGACGACGAAAGCGTGAAGATACGCGATGTGATCAACGTGGCATATTGCACACTGAACCGGGGAAATGCCCCATTGGATCTGAACGATGAGTATTGGTCGATGAGGGATGCCATTGTGCAGGCCGAGCTCCTCATCACACGCACCCTGGGATTTGATCTCAACATAGATCTGGCCCACAAG TACTTACTACACTACATGAAGACACTGCAAGACTGGGTGGGCGCCGAGGTGTGGAATTCGGTGCCCATAGCCAAGGCAGCTGCCTCCTACTTACAGGACTTCCACCACAGCGCCAATATCCTCAAGTACAAGCCCACCCATGTGGCCATTGGGTGTCTGTCGCTCGCCCTCCAGACATACGGCATCCAGGTGCCCCTCACCGATGAGTCCGACGAATCCGCCATGTGGTACAAGCCCCTGGTCAAGGACTTCACCCGCGAAAACCAGTGGGAGATAATTGAGAACGTGATTGAGGTGTACAAGCATGAGGCCTTCTTAAAGGCCGCCTAA
- the LOC128251816 gene encoding TWiK family of potassium channels protein 18: protein MPSKLHRKSSPGGGGGGGVGGASSVSSTPSNQPRKRVKRCCRNFCTFMCTQVGVGALIVIYAICGAFAFMHIERQFVDETSGHVMELRRRCSQQLWNITEEHNLIDRPRWTEATNAVLRDYQAQIAGVVKHGYVGRSPDQIWSFPAALMFCLSVITMIGYGNMVPRTPWGKGFTVIYATFGIPLYILYFLSMGRVLARSFKFLYRSMHDCTQEHPHADRLDALEGGVTMARKKVIVPSTACLWVIFFYVLTGTVMFANWEKWSFLNSFYFCMTSLCKIGFGDFVPGASLTTSADVDAASHKLQEDIAADPAELAQLQSVAADQHSKLAINFVYMLLGMGLVAMCRNLMREEVRLKAREMREDAKLCMEDTRLRFVGCCGNPRDAYQDDYY from the coding sequence ATGCCCAGCAAACTTCATAGGAAAAGTTCTCCCGGAGGGGGAGGCGGCGGAGGAGTGGGCGGGGCGTCCAGCGTTTCCTCTACACCAAGCAATCAGCCCCGGAAACGAGTGAAACGCTGTTGCCGGAACTTCTGCACCTTCATGTGTACCCAGGTTGGCGTGGGCGCCCTGATCGTGATATATGCCATCTGCGGAGCCTTCGCCTTCATGCACATAGAGCGGCAGTTTGTGGACGAGACCAGTGGCCATGTGATGGAGCTACGCAGGAGGTGCTCCCAGCAGCTGTGGAACATCACGGAGGAGCACAATCTCATCGATCGCCCTCGCTGGACGGAGGCCACGAATGCGGTTCTGCGGGACTACCAAGCGCAAATAGCCGGGGTCGTCAAGCACGGCTATGTGGGCCGTAGTCCCGACCAAATATGGAGCTTTCCGGCGGCCCTCATGTTCTGCCTGTCGGTGATAACTATGATCGGCTATGGCAACATGGTGCCCAGAACTCCGTGGGGCAAGGGATTCACCGTGATCTACGCCACTTTCGGAATACCCCTGTATATCCTGTACTTCCTGAGCATGGGACGAGTGCTTGCCCGCTCGTTCAAGTTCCTGTACCGCTCCATGCACGACTGCACCCAGGAGCATCCGCACGCAGATCGCCTCGACGCCCTCGAGGGAGGTGTGACCATGGCCCGCAAGAAGGTCATTGTGCCGTCCACCGCCTGCCTGTGGGTAATATTCTTCTACGTCCTCACCGGCACAGTGATGTTTGCCAATTGGGAGAAGTGGAGCTTCCTGAACAGCTTTTACTTCTGCATGACGTCGCTGTGCAAGATTGGATTTGGGGACTTTGTGCCGGGTGCCTCGCTGACCACCTCAGCGGATGTGGATGCGGCGTCACACAAGCTGCAGGAGGACATCGCCGCCGATCCTGCCGAGCTGGCCCAGTTGCAGTCCGTGGCCGCCGACCAGCACTCAAAGCTGGCCATTAACTTCGTTTACATGCTGCTGGGCATGGGCCTGGTGGCCATGTGTCGCAACTTGATGCGCGAGGAGGTGCGCTTAAAGGCGCGAGAGATGCGCGAAGACGCCAAGTTGTGCATGGAGGACACACGACTGCGCTTTGTCGGCTGCTGCGGGAATCCGCGGGATGCCTACCAGGACGATTACTACTAG
- the LOC128252795 gene encoding WD repeat-containing protein 37: protein MKATKSRAARLTSLTEDVAVVPEDAPFRARLHFLFAQIEREFEQLYLENQTLQEKLDMATATKESVQEARATAGGSLSAQASSTALATPATQVDEGAGSFLAAASSTHKSLKAKLSSATGGSKAKASNKIKAQTSRIVSSFKAPTVVSTVVREFGGHKDGIWQVAAKAGQPIIGTASADHTACIWGVESARCLLQYQGHAGSVNSIKFHQQRDLVLTGSGDGTAHIWQAAVNWEVPKKGHSSEEELDDSDEQVEDRDRVDTLRTPLCEFSGPGGHLSVVVAADWLSSMDQIITGSWDRTAILWDVETGQPLQPLTGHDHELTHVSAHPTQRLVVTASRDTTFRLWDFREAIPAVSVFQGHSETVTSSVFARDDKVVSGSDDRTIKVWELRNMRSALATIRTDSSVNRLAVSSGGIIAIPHDNRQIRLFDLNGQRVARLPRTSRQGHRRMVSSVAWAEEPLLDCDLFSCGFDRRVFGWSIVLPKDN, encoded by the exons ATGAAGGCTACAAAAAGTCGGGCTGCGCGGCTTACTAGTTTGACGGAGGATGTGGCCGTTGTTCCGGAGGATGCGCCCTTCCGGGCACGCCTCCACTTCCTGTTCGCCCAGATCGAGCGGGAATTCGAGCAGCTCTACCTGGAGAATCAGACCC TGCAGGAGAAACTGGATATGGCTACCGCCACCAAGGAGTCGGTACAGGAGGCGCGCGCCACAGCAGGCGGATCTCTCAGCGCTCAGGCTTCCTCCACAGCTTTGGCCACGCCAGCCACCCAGGTGGACGAAGGGGCCGGCAGCTTTCTGGCTGCCGCTTCCAGCACACACAAGAGCCTGAAGGCCAAACTAAGCAGCGCCACCGGTGGCAGCAAGGCGAAGGCCAGCAACAAGATCAAGGCCCAGACCAGCCGCATCGTGTCCAGCTTCAAGGCACCTACGGTGGTCAGCACGGTGGTGCGCGAATTTGGGGGCCACAAGGACGGCATCTGGCAGGTGGCCGCCAAGGCGGGACAGCCCATCATTGGTACCGCCTCCGCCGATCACACGGCCTGCATTTGGGGCGTCGAGAGCGCCAGATGCTTGCTGCAGTACCAAGGACATGCTGGCTCCGTGAACTCCATCAAGTTCCACCAGCAGCGGGATCTCGTGCTCACCGGCAGCGGCGATGGCACCGCTCACATCTGGCAGGCGGCCGTCAATTGGGAAGTGCCCAA aaagGGCCATTCTTCAGAGGAGGAACTGGACGATAGTGATGAGCAGGTTGAGGACCGCGATCGCGTAGACACCTTGCGCACTCCGCTCTGCGAGTTCTCTGGCCCGGGGGGACACCTCTCGGTGGTGGTGGCCGCCGACTGGCTCTCTTCGATGGACCAGATCATCACGGGCAGCTGGGACCGGACCGCTATCCTGTGGGACGTGGAGACGGGGCAGCCACTGCAGCCGCTCACGGGACACGATCACGAGCTGACCCACGTGTCGGCGCATCCCACCCAGCGTCTGGTGGTCACAGCCTCCAGGGACACCACGTTCCGCCTGTGGGACTTCAGAGAGGCCATTCCGGCGGTATCAGTCTTCCAGGGACACTCGGAAACGGTTACGTCCAGTGTGTTTGCCCGGGATGATAAAGTGGTGTCCGGGTCGGATGATCGCACAATCAAGGTGTGGGAGCTGCGCAACATGCGATCCGCCTTGGCCACCATTCGCACGGACTCCTCGGTCAATCGACTGGCGGTCTCCAGTGGAGGGATCATCGCCATACCGCACGACAACAGACAGATCCGGCtgtttgatttaaatggtCAAAGAGTGGCCCGGTTGCCACGCACCAGTCGGCAGGGCCACCGACGGATGGTCTCTTCGGTGGCCTGGGCTGAGGAACCTCTGCTGGACTGCGACCTCTTCTCCTGCGGCTTCGACCGCCGCGTTTTCGGCTGGTCCATCGTCCTGCCCAAGGACAATTGA